The DNA segment ATTTGTCACCCACACTAGCATTCCTACTACACAGTTtcctaatggcatttttcatctGGTCATTTCTCAAGGTATAGATTAAAGGATTTAACATGGGAGTTATTGTAGTATAGAACACTGCAACTGCTTTATCAATGGATAAAGTAGCTGCGGGTCTCATGTACACAAATATGCAGGGCACAAAGAATAGGACGACCACTGTGATgtgagagacacaggtggagaggGCTTTGCGCCTCGCCTCCAAGCTGTGGTTCTTTAGGGAGCGCAGAATGACCACATAGGAAACCATGAGGAGGAGGAAGTTTAAGACACAGATGAAACCACTGTTGGCAGCAACAAAGAACCCAAGAGTGTGGGTATCAGTGCAGGCAAGATTGAGCAAAGGATTCAGATCACATATAAAGTGATCTATGACGTTAGGGCCACAGAAGGGTAGTGGGGATGATAAAGAGGATCTGTATGGCTGCATGAAGAAAGCCTCCCACCCACACCACTGCCATGAGCAGGCCACATAGCCGCCGATTCATGATGGTCATGTAGTGCagtggcttgcagatggccacatagcggtcataggccatcacagTAAGCAGGATGACATCAGCACCTCCAAAGAAATGTTCCCCAAAGATTTGGATTATGCATGCATTGAATGGGATGGTCTTCTTTTCACGGAGTGACTCTATGATGAGGGTGGGGGTATTGACAGAAGAATAGCAGGCATCAATGAGGGAGAGATAGGCCAGGAAAAAGTACATGGGGGACCCCGATAATGGGCTGGCAGTGATAGTGACCACGGTGAGCACATTTCCTACCACAGAGACGATGTAGATGACCAGAAACACAACAAATATGATTTTCTGCATCTTTGGATTCTCTGTGAGCCCCAGTAGCACAAATTCTGTCACGTTGTTCCTAATCTCCATTTTTCGTATTATGCTTAACTACATGACCTGAAAAAGAAATCCCTTATATTAATGTAACCTTGCATTTAGTAAGCTTCCACATCTAGTAAATGTAGCAGCCTGTATTCTAATGAGAAGTGGATTCTCATGAGGTTTTGTGAGATAGCAAGTAAGTTCTGAGTTCTTGAAGATCACCTAGGCATACTTCATCATCTGAGATGATAAAGAGCCTATCTTGAAGGAATCATACTGGCAGCTAAGTTTCAAAAGAGTGGTAAAGAATGGATGTTCAAGCTATGAATGGAAAGCTAGGAATTCTTTCTTTACCCTTAGGAAATGGGGAACCATGGAAGGTAACTGAATAGAAGTGGAAGAATGACCAGGGGTTGGAAGAATGGTGACTCTTGGATATAACTCTGTGAAAGTCCTTTGTGTGTCTTGGATGAAGTTGAATTAGCTTCAGTTAGGGGATGTCAGCCAGAGACAGAAAGCCCAGTCACAGAACATTTATAATAGTTAACAAAAATGTGGAACAGTGTGTTTCTTATGAGAATGTAATAAAGGCTCCAGGAGCTATTATAAAAGAGTAGATAATACAAGTTTTCAAAATcccaaaatattataataactgataaatatattttaaatgattgattACTATGTGCATGGCATGGTAGTAACCTGTGTGGTTAGCATTGTTTCATACTTTTTTGCAAGAGACGAAATGATTGCAGATGttcagaataataataaagataatatcaactaaaatgtaattatatatattttataataattatatcaaCACAAATGTAGACACTTGCTGTGTTCgtttttttcagaaatgtggTTGTTTAATCCTCACTACATTcctgtgaaataattaccactaTCATACTTCCTTTACACAGCAGGAGATACAAACATAGAGAAGTTAAGAATCCTGCCCTAGATCAAGCAGATAAAAATGAGGAGAGCCAAGACTAAATCAAATTTTACTTGTGAcctttttccttcaaattattAATCCTTGCTCTACATTGTTCTGTGATAATAAACAGTGTAAACTAGTAATCTCTTTTGACATGACCATAATCAAAGGACTTTAATGGTACTTCAGAGGCAAATATATATGAAGTAATTTcatcaagacacacacacacacacacacacacacacacgtaccacACACTGCAGTCtccaaatattaatgaaaatgaggTACTGCTTTCATTGAAGAGCACTTTTACCTTGGCCTCTCATGCAGCCCATTTCCTCCCTACCCAATCCTCTTAAAAACCTGGGTCTCCAGAGTTTTCTGTACAATGTTGAAAATGACTACCATGGTCGTTAAGTGTACTGTATTGGTTTGAAATCAGAGAGACCCGATTGGAATCTTGCCTTTTCCACTTGCAACTTCTTTTATCCAGGGTACATTTCCTGGGACCTTATGttcttgtttcctcatctctaaagtgaGAATGATCATATCCACATCCCAGGTGCTATGAGAATTGATTGAGTAAATGTATATGAATATCCCCACCGCATTACTGTGAGCACACGAAGAGCTTTCACATATTTTTGTGACTGTATTCACACAGAAGATAGGAAGAATTGGTAATTGACTGTAATCAGAAAACATTTAATCACGCAATAATCTCTGGAAGAATTATctctaattttacttttcagCATACCACA comes from the Canis lupus familiaris isolate Mischka breed German Shepherd unplaced genomic scaffold, alternate assembly UU_Cfam_GSD_1.0 chrUn_S1140H1312, whole genome shotgun sequence genome and includes:
- the LOC119878186 gene encoding LOW QUALITY PROTEIN: olfactory receptor 4C46-like (The sequence of the model RefSeq protein was modified relative to this genomic sequence to represent the inferred CDS: deleted 1 base in 1 codon) — translated: MEIRNNVTEFVLLGLTENPKMQKIIFVVFLVIYIVSVVGNVLTVVTITASPLSGSPMYFFLAYLSLIDACYSSVNTPTLIIESLREKKTIPFNACIIQIFGEHFFGGADVILLTVMAYDRYVAICKPLHYMTIMNRRLCGLLMAVVWVGGFLHAAIQILFIIPLPFCGPNVIDHFICDLNPLLNLACTDTHTLGFFVAANSGFICVLNFLLLMVSYVVILRSLKNHSLEARRKALSTCVSHITVVVLFFVPCIFVYMRPAATLSIDKAVAVFYTTITPMLNPLIYTLRNDQMKNAIRKLCSRNASVGDK